A single genomic interval of Bacteroidetes bacterium SB0662_bin_6 harbors:
- the scpA gene encoding methylmalonyl-CoA mutase translates to MPVSAGIRCPLRQALRECGMDKNSSKASGDRLFGAFPPVSGETWETLARKALKTKDSEEIPLWEACKGVGVRPWLRAEDLAGIPHLASGSGPSDSEGAATISSSWQIGQHIPLGNPVEARRRMEEAVKGGVERLGLEVSGPEGVSVVEQAGGVGALIGGLDIETTSVHIEAGAESLSLFEDLLAHARQNNLSAAPLSAAFDPFGVQTRTGHFPKGWLDDVARIMDELAGDPSSRNDQGAVSHRFLCAGAGPYQEAGLVGETARLLGAIAGYLAHLADRGHAPDRILGHLYVSVPVGSSFIPEIARLRALRLLIPQVAQAFDPAWNEAVEIHAAVAVRNPSADDPHANLLHAATQAVSAVVGGCDVLTVHPFDAAGGEPSDGALRLARNLQHILRHEACLDRVNDPAAGSYTIEVLTDRIARSVWEAFRGMARSKGWAESHPEFAAAYGPPVLRPDRRGGPRRATEGIEEQPAYGPEALEGLEHLEYAAGAPPFLRGPYATMYLVRPWTIRQYAGFSTAEASNAFYRNALAAGQKGLSIAFDLPTHRGYDSDHERVAGDVGKAGVAVDTVEDMKRLFEGIPLDEISVSMTMNGAVLPVMAFYLVAAEEQGVAPEKLSGTIQNDILKEFMVRNTYIYPPEPSMRIVADVFRYAAARMPRFNSISVSGYHMQEAGATADLELAYTLADGLEYLRTGIEAGLQVDDFAPRISFFWGIGMHHFMEIAKMRAGRLLWAKIVRKFSPKNPKSMALRAHCQTSGWSLTEQDPYNNVARTCVEALSAVLGHTQSLHTNALDEAMALPTEASARIARNTQVYLQQETDITEAVDPLGGSYYLETLTDRLARRAWTLIEEIEEVGGMTRAIEAGIPMARIEEASARKQARIDSGEDVIVGVNRFELPEEELIDVLEIDHTAVQEAQIARLRAVRASRDDEAVRQALEALTACARTGEGNLLACAVEAARQRATLGEISAAMEKEFGRHRASRSIAGGAYVRARASGETPDEILRLTGLFADLQGRRPRILVAKIGQDGHDRGAKVIATAFADMGFDVDVGPLFQTPGEVALQAVENDVHILGVSTLAGGHKAFLPELIAALREMGREDIRVVVGGVIPRKDYAFLHKAGVSEIFGPGTPVTDAASRILLGMIEEVDTP, encoded by the coding sequence CAGCGAAGGCGCCGCGACCATTTCTTCTTCCTGGCAGATAGGCCAGCATATTCCTCTCGGAAACCCGGTCGAAGCCCGGCGGCGGATGGAGGAGGCCGTGAAGGGCGGGGTGGAGCGGCTTGGACTGGAGGTATCGGGCCCGGAAGGCGTTTCCGTGGTGGAGCAGGCCGGAGGCGTCGGCGCCCTGATCGGCGGCCTCGATATCGAAACCACTTCGGTCCACATCGAGGCCGGCGCGGAAAGTCTTTCCCTGTTCGAGGACCTGCTGGCCCATGCCCGCCAAAACAATCTTTCGGCGGCTCCTCTTTCGGCGGCCTTCGACCCGTTCGGTGTGCAGACCCGCACAGGACATTTCCCGAAGGGCTGGCTGGATGACGTCGCCCGCATCATGGACGAACTGGCCGGCGATCCGTCGTCCCGAAACGACCAGGGTGCCGTTTCTCACAGGTTCCTGTGTGCGGGCGCCGGGCCGTATCAGGAGGCCGGCCTCGTCGGGGAAACCGCCCGGCTTCTCGGCGCCATCGCCGGGTATCTTGCGCATCTTGCCGACCGGGGGCACGCTCCGGACCGCATACTCGGGCATTTGTATGTCTCGGTGCCGGTCGGCTCGTCTTTTATCCCGGAAATAGCCCGGCTGCGCGCCTTGCGGCTGCTAATCCCGCAAGTGGCGCAGGCCTTCGATCCTGCATGGAATGAGGCCGTCGAAATCCATGCCGCCGTAGCCGTCCGCAATCCTTCGGCGGACGATCCCCACGCCAATCTGCTGCATGCCGCCACGCAGGCGGTCAGCGCGGTGGTGGGGGGCTGCGACGTACTGACGGTACATCCCTTCGACGCGGCGGGCGGCGAACCGTCGGACGGTGCGCTGCGCCTGGCCCGGAATCTCCAGCATATCCTTCGCCACGAGGCCTGTCTGGACCGGGTCAATGACCCGGCAGCCGGGAGCTACACCATAGAAGTGCTAACGGACCGGATCGCCCGCTCGGTATGGGAGGCGTTCCGGGGCATGGCCCGCTCGAAAGGGTGGGCGGAGTCGCATCCGGAGTTCGCGGCCGCATACGGTCCTCCTGTGCTCAGACCCGACCGGCGCGGCGGGCCCCGGCGCGCGACCGAAGGGATCGAGGAGCAGCCGGCGTACGGCCCGGAGGCGCTGGAGGGCCTTGAACACCTCGAATACGCGGCGGGCGCGCCCCCTTTCCTTCGCGGCCCGTACGCGACGATGTACCTTGTGCGCCCCTGGACCATCCGGCAGTATGCGGGCTTTTCGACTGCCGAGGCATCGAACGCGTTTTACCGCAACGCACTGGCCGCCGGACAAAAGGGCCTCTCCATCGCATTCGATCTGCCCACGCACCGGGGGTACGACTCCGATCACGAGCGCGTGGCGGGGGATGTCGGCAAGGCAGGGGTCGCCGTCGATACGGTCGAGGATATGAAGCGGCTCTTCGAAGGGATTCCCCTTGACGAAATATCCGTGTCGATGACCATGAACGGCGCCGTGCTGCCCGTGATGGCCTTTTACCTCGTGGCCGCCGAGGAGCAGGGCGTGGCCCCCGAGAAGCTTTCCGGCACCATTCAGAACGACATTCTGAAGGAGTTCATGGTGCGCAATACGTACATATATCCCCCCGAGCCGTCCATGCGCATCGTGGCCGACGTATTCCGGTATGCCGCGGCCCGCATGCCCCGGTTCAATTCCATTTCGGTGAGCGGCTACCATATGCAGGAGGCGGGCGCGACCGCGGACCTCGAACTGGCCTATACGCTCGCCGACGGTCTGGAATACCTTCGTACGGGGATCGAAGCCGGACTGCAGGTCGATGATTTTGCCCCCCGCATTTCTTTTTTCTGGGGGATAGGGATGCACCATTTCATGGAAATCGCTAAAATGCGGGCCGGTCGTCTGCTCTGGGCAAAGATCGTCCGGAAGTTCTCCCCGAAAAACCCGAAGTCCATGGCGCTTCGCGCGCATTGCCAGACCTCCGGCTGGAGTCTGACCGAACAGGATCCGTACAACAACGTGGCCCGGACCTGCGTGGAGGCGTTGTCTGCGGTACTGGGGCATACGCAGTCGCTGCACACGAATGCGCTTGACGAAGCCATGGCGCTGCCTACGGAGGCATCCGCCCGCATTGCGCGCAACACGCAGGTTTATCTGCAGCAGGAAACGGATATTACAGAGGCCGTCGACCCGCTGGGCGGATCGTATTATCTGGAAACCCTGACGGATCGGCTGGCGCGCCGCGCCTGGACGCTGATCGAGGAAATCGAGGAGGTCGGCGGCATGACCCGGGCGATCGAGGCGGGCATTCCCATGGCCCGCATCGAAGAAGCCTCGGCCCGCAAGCAGGCGCGCATCGATAGCGGGGAAGACGTGATCGTGGGCGTCAACCGGTTCGAGCTGCCGGAAGAAGAACTGATCGATGTGCTGGAAATAGACCATACCGCCGTACAGGAGGCGCAAATAGCGCGGCTGCGCGCCGTGCGGGCGTCCCGTGATGACGAAGCCGTGCGGCAGGCGCTCGAGGCCCTGACCGCATGCGCCCGCACCGGGGAAGGCAATCTGCTGGCATGCGCCGTGGAGGCCGCCCGGCAGCGGGCCACCCTTGGAGAAATATCCGCCGCCATGGAAAAGGAATTCGGAAGACATCGCGCCAGCCGCAGCATCGCCGGAGGGGCCTATGTTCGCGCCCGGGCATCCGGAGAAACCCCGGACGAAATTCTGCGGCTCACCGGCCTTTTCGCCGATTTGCAGGGGCGGCGGCCGCGTATTCTCGTGGCGAAAATAGGGCAGGACGGGCATGACCGGGGGGCGAAAGTGATCGCGACGGCCTTTGCGGATATGGGGTTCGATGTGGATGTCGGGCCGCTCTTCCAGACGCCCGGGGAGGTGGCGCTGCAGGCGGTCGAGAATGATGTGCATATCCTGGGCGTGTCCACGCTTGCGGGCGGACACAAGGCCTTTCTGCCCGAACTGATCGCCGCGCTGCGCGAGATGGGCCGGGAGGATATTCGCGTGGTGGTCGGGGGAGTGATTCCCCGGAAGGACTATGCATTTCTGCACAAGGCGGGCGTGTCCGAGATTTTCGGCCCCGGCACCCCCGTAACCGATGCGGCGTCCCGGATTCTTCTCGGGATGATCGAGGAGGTCGACACCCCGTGA
- the meaB gene encoding methylmalonyl Co-A mutase-associated GTPase MeaB — translation MTFPSAEELFEGIRDRDRVMLARGITLVESTHADHWEQAKALLDICLPLSGKASRIGITGAPGVGKSTFIEAFASRLISSENRRVAVLAYDPASERTGGSILGDKTRMTRLSNHPKAFVRPAPGKRQAGGIGGGTRQSIILCEAAGYDTVFVETVGSGQAETRVSDMVDFLMLLTLPGSGDELQGVKRGVMEEADMVILTKEDAHSPKAVRLGARHMKTALRLFPPKESDWTPPVHTCSAQEETGLDIIRKDLADYEQLVRTSGYLEARRRRQIGSWLRETFDARLLETVRADAGVSRLLEEYEEQAARHEIAVTAAVDLLLKAFLEGGEGAALH, via the coding sequence GTGACGTTTCCCTCCGCAGAAGAACTGTTCGAAGGCATCCGGGACAGGGATCGCGTCATGCTGGCGCGGGGCATTACCCTCGTGGAAAGCACCCATGCCGATCACTGGGAGCAGGCAAAGGCCCTGCTCGACATCTGCCTGCCCCTGTCGGGAAAGGCCAGCCGCATCGGCATCACCGGAGCGCCGGGCGTAGGAAAAAGCACCTTCATCGAAGCGTTCGCAAGCCGGCTGATTTCCTCCGAAAATCGGCGTGTGGCGGTGCTTGCCTATGATCCGGCAAGCGAACGCACGGGAGGGAGTATTCTCGGGGACAAGACGCGCATGACGCGCCTATCGAACCACCCGAAAGCCTTTGTACGGCCTGCTCCGGGCAAGCGGCAGGCCGGAGGGATCGGGGGCGGAACACGCCAGAGCATCATATTGTGCGAGGCGGCCGGGTACGACACGGTTTTTGTGGAAACGGTGGGTTCCGGCCAGGCGGAAACCAGGGTTTCCGACATGGTGGATTTCCTGATGCTCCTGACCCTCCCGGGATCGGGGGACGAGTTGCAGGGGGTGAAACGCGGGGTCATGGAGGAGGCGGACATGGTAATCCTCACGAAAGAAGACGCCCATTCGCCGAAGGCCGTGCGGTTGGGAGCCCGGCACATGAAAACGGCCCTCCGGCTTTTCCCGCCTAAGGAATCCGACTGGACGCCGCCGGTGCATACCTGCTCTGCACAGGAGGAAACCGGGCTGGATATCATCCGAAAGGATCTGGCGGATTACGAGCAGCTTGTCAGAACGTCAGGGTACCTCGAGGCGCGGCGGCGCAGGCAGATCGGCTCCTGGCTGCGCGAAACGTTCGATGCGCGCCTGCTGGAGACGGTGCGGGCGGATGCAGGGGTCAGCCGTTTGCTGGAAGAGTACGAGGAGCAGGCCGCCCGGCACGAAATAGCCGTGACCGCAGCCGTGGACCTTCTGCTGAAGGCGTTTCTGGAAGGGGGAGAAGGCGCGGCCCTCCATTAG